Within the Corallococcus exiguus genome, the region GATGGGGCTCACCACCCAGGCCGGAGACGTGGACCGGGACGACGCGCACCACGTGGAGCTCACCGGGCCGGATGGCTTGGTGGAGCTGCACTACCGCGCGCTCACGGGCTACGGCCTGTCGCTGGAGGGCGACGCCATGGTGTCGCGGGCGCTGGACGCGACGCTGGACGGCCACCCCGTGCGCTACCTGTGCCCGGAGGACGAGGCCGTCTACCTGGCCCTGCACGCGAGCAACCACCTGCTGCAGCGGCTGGCCTGGCTGTTCGACCTGAAGCTGCTGGCGCGGGCGAACCCCCGGCTCGACTGGGACCGCGTGGTGACGCGCGCGCGGCGCACGGAGCTGCCCCACCTGGTCTGGTACGCGTGGGACGCGGCGCACCGGCTGCTGGACGCGCCCGTGCCCGCCTGGGTGCTCAAGGCGCTGGCCCCGCCCCGGTGGCAGCGCGCGCTGGCGACGCGGCTGTTCTCCGGCCCCCGGCTGATGGGCGCGGAGCTGGCGCGCAACAAGCCGGCATGGGTCGCCGCGAAGCTGGCCCTGGCGCCCCGGGCCCGGCCCATGGTGCGGTACGCGCTGCGGCGGCTGCGCGGCGCCCGGCCCCCTCCCGGAACGGGAGCGGAGCCAGGGGCACCACGGCCCGTCCGGTCGCCCGCTGGAAGACGGTGATTGCGGCGAGCAGGCCCGGCCCATTAAAGGTGCCGCACCATGGCGCCCAGCCTCCTCGACACCTTCCGGGTCCTGTCCTCCTTCGAGCCCCCGCGCGGAAAGCTCCGGGGCGCGCCATGGGAGGCGTACGTCGACTGGGCCATCGCGCAGGGACTGGCGCCGCTCGCGGCGTACAACCTGGAGTACCGGATGGGCGGGGGCGAGGCGCCGGAGTGGGCCCGCGACCGGATGATGTCCATCTACACCGGCTCCGTGAACGACAACGTCATGAAGCTGGTCCACTTCAAGCGCATCGTGGATCAGCTGGAGGGCCGCAAGATTCTCCTCCTGGGCGGCGCGGCCTTCGCGGAGGCGCTCTATCCGCACGTGGGCTTCCGGCCCGTGCTGGACATCCAGGTGCTGGTGCGCCGCATGGACGTGGACGGCTTCGCCGGCTACCTGTCCAACCACGAGTTCGTCCCAGAGGAGGACACGACGAACAGCGGCGCCGCGCGCGTCGTGTCCGACGGCCGCACCCCCATCCACATCTACGCGGACGTGCTGGGCGCGAACCGACGTGAGCAGTTGGCCGGCATCTTCGAGCGCGCCCGACCCATGAAGGTCTACGGACAGTCCGTCTTCCGCCCGGAGCTGGAGGACGCGCTGTTGCTCACCGCGCTGGACCAGGCCCACCACGGGTATGACGTGCCCTGGCTGTCGTTCGTGGACCTGCGCGAGCTCATCACCGGCGCCACCTGGATGGGCGGCATCTATTCGCGCCCGATGGATGTCCCGGCGCTGCTCGCGCGCGCGGAGGCGTTCGGCCTGGAGCGCGCCCTCTACACGTCGCTGGCCATCGTGGCGCGGCTATTCCCGGAAGCGGAGGCGCAGGCCACCGCCGCGTTCCCGCCGCTGCGCCGCGCGACTCGTGAACTTCTGGACCGGGGCGTGGTGGGTCCGGTGAGCACCCCCGGACGTTCCTCCGCCCTACGGGGTGTGGACAGACTGCGTCGCCTCCTCACGGGGCGATAAGGCTGTCTGGTCGCTCGGCGGTCCTTCGTGCCCGGGCTTTCTTTCAGTGCTCCGGTCGGCGTATGAGTTCATGACGCCACCTGTCGAAACCAGGACACTCAAAGAATGCGCATTGCCATTATCGGATCGGGTTACGTCGGACTCGTCGCGGGCACCTGCTTCGCGGACTCGGGCAACGACGTCGCGTGCGTGGACATCGACGAGCGGAAGATCCGCATGCTCCAGGATGGACAGGTCCCCATCTACGAGCCGGGTCTGGAGGAGCTCATCCGCAAGAACGTGAAGGAGAAGCGCCTCACGTTCACCACGAACCTGGCCGAAGGCGTGCAGAACGCGCAGGCCGTGTTCATCGCCGTAGGCACCCCTGAAGGGGAGAGCGGCGAGGCGGATCTCCAGTACGTGCTCGCGGCGGCGCAGGCGGTGGGCCGCGCGATGAAGCAGTACACGGTGGTGGTGGACAAGAGCACCGTGCCGGTGGGCACCGCGGACAAGGTTCGCGAGGCCATCGCCAAGGTGACGGACGTGGAGTTCGACGTCGTCTCCAACCCGGAGTTCCTGAAGGAAGGCGCCGCGCTGGACGACTTCTTCAAGCCGGACCGCGTCGTCATTGGCGCGGACACCGAGCGCGCCCGGACCCTGATGGGGGAGCTGTACGCGCCGTTCGTGCGCACGGAGAACCCCATCCTGTTCATGGACACGCGCTCCGCGGAGCTGACGAAGTACGCGGCGAACGCGATGCTCGCGACGCGCATCTCCTTCATGAACGACGTGGCCGCGCTCTGCGAGAAGGTGGGCGCGGACGTGGACTTCGTGCGCAAGGGCCTGGGCGCGGACAAGCGCATCGGCTACCCGTTCCTCTTCCCCGGCGTGGGCTACGGCGGCTCCTGCTTCCCCAAGGACGTGAAGGCGCTCGTCACGACGGCGCGTGAGTACGGCCTGGAGCTGGACCTGCTGCGCGCGGTGGAGCGCACCAACGAGCGGCAGAAGAAGCTGCTCGTGAACAAGGCCGTGAAGCACTACGGGACGCTGGAGGGCAAGAAGTTCGGCGTCTGGGGTCTGGCGTTCAAGCCGAAGACGGACGACATGCGCGAGGCGCCGTCCATCGAGGTCATCGAGGGCCTCATCGGCAAGGGCGCGACGGTGATCGCGCACGACCCGGTGGCCGCGCACGCGTCCAAGCGCGTCTTCGGCGACCGCATCCGCTACGCGGACCTGCCGTACGACGCGCTGGAGGGCGTGGACGGCCTGTTCGTGGTGACGGAGTGGAACGAGTTCCGCCACCCGGACTTCGCGCGCATGAAGTCGCTGATGAAGTCGCCGGTGATCTTCGACGGCCGCAACATCTTCCAGCCCGCGCGCATGCGTGAGCAGGGCTTCACCTACTTCGGCATCGGTCGCAAGTAGATGAAGCAGCAGTCCGGAGGCTCGCTGGATGCGCTGACAGGGCTGCGTTTCCTGGCGGCCCTGCACGTCGTCTTGTTCCACTTCGGCACCCCGTGCATCCAGGGCGTGGCGCCGGAGTGGATGGTGCAGGTGGTGGCCTCCGGCTATGCCTCCGTGGGGGTCTTCTTCCTCCTGTCCGGCTTCGTGCTCGCGTACAACTACGTGGACACGGCCGGCGGGATGCAGACCCCGCCCCGGGCCTTCTGGAGCGCGCGGGTGGCGCGCGTCTACCCGGTGTTCCTCCTGATGTTCCTGCTGTCGGCGGTGCCCACGGCGCAAGGCTCGCTGGCGGCGAACTCCGTGCCGGTGGCCGCGGCGAAGCTGACCACGGCGGGGCTCACCACGCTGATGCTGCTCCAGTCGTGGGTGCCGCAGCTGGCGCTGTACTGGAACCCGCCGTCCTGGTCCGTGTCGGTGGAGGCGTTTTTCTACGCGGTGTTCCCGGCGCTGGCCGGGCGGCTGGAGCGCTTCCGGGGCGCGCGCATGAAGGCCGCTCTGGTGGGCGTGTGGCTGTTGGGGCTGCTGCCGCCGGTGCTCTACCTGGTGCTGCGGCCGGACGGGCCGGGCACGCTGAACGCGGCGTCCGGTGGCATGTGGCTGGCGGTGGTGAAGCTCAACCCGCTGATGCGCCTGCCGGAGTTCCTGTTGGGCGTGCTGCTGGGGCTCGTCTTCGTGCGGGAGCGGGCGGCGGCGACGGTGACGTCCCAGCGCTCCGGCGCGGTGATGGCGCTGGCTGGCGCGGCGCTGCTGGTCGCGGGCTTCTCGCAGGGCGCGTGGATTCCGTATCCGCTGATGCACAACGCGCTGCTGGCGCCCGCGTCGGCGCTGCTGGTGTACGGGCTGGCGCGCGGCGGCGGTCCGCTGGGGCAGGTGCTGGCGAGGCCGTGGCTGGTGCACCTGGGCGGGGCCAGCTACGCGCTGTACCTGCTACAGTACCCCGTCAGCGAGCTGGTGCACTGGATGGAGCGGTTCGTGGGCCCGTCGTCGCCCACGCGCTTCCTGGCGGTGCTGCTGGTGTTGCTGGTGCCCGCGTCGGTGGCGGTGCACCGGTGGGTGGAGACGCCGTGGCGTACGCGGGTGCGGCGCGGGCTTCAGCCGTGGGTGGATGGCTCGCCCTCGCGGCCGGCTCCGGCTCCCGTGGTGCCGGGCACCTGAGGTTCGCGACAGCGCGTCCTCAGCGGGCGGCGTTCAGCAGGTGATGCCGTAGGACCTTCCGGGG harbors:
- a CDS encoding acyltransferase family protein, translated to MKQQSGGSLDALTGLRFLAALHVVLFHFGTPCIQGVAPEWMVQVVASGYASVGVFFLLSGFVLAYNYVDTAGGMQTPPRAFWSARVARVYPVFLLMFLLSAVPTAQGSLAANSVPVAAAKLTTAGLTTLMLLQSWVPQLALYWNPPSWSVSVEAFFYAVFPALAGRLERFRGARMKAALVGVWLLGLLPPVLYLVLRPDGPGTLNAASGGMWLAVVKLNPLMRLPEFLLGVLLGLVFVRERAAATVTSQRSGAVMALAGAALLVAGFSQGAWIPYPLMHNALLAPASALLVYGLARGGGPLGQVLARPWLVHLGGASYALYLLQYPVSELVHWMERFVGPSSPTRFLAVLLVLLVPASVAVHRWVETPWRTRVRRGLQPWVDGSPSRPAPAPVVPGT
- a CDS encoding UDP-glucose dehydrogenase family protein, yielding MRIAIIGSGYVGLVAGTCFADSGNDVACVDIDERKIRMLQDGQVPIYEPGLEELIRKNVKEKRLTFTTNLAEGVQNAQAVFIAVGTPEGESGEADLQYVLAAAQAVGRAMKQYTVVVDKSTVPVGTADKVREAIAKVTDVEFDVVSNPEFLKEGAALDDFFKPDRVVIGADTERARTLMGELYAPFVRTENPILFMDTRSAELTKYAANAMLATRISFMNDVAALCEKVGADVDFVRKGLGADKRIGYPFLFPGVGYGGSCFPKDVKALVTTAREYGLELDLLRAVERTNERQKKLLVNKAVKHYGTLEGKKFGVWGLAFKPKTDDMREAPSIEVIEGLIGKGATVIAHDPVAAHASKRVFGDRIRYADLPYDALEGVDGLFVVTEWNEFRHPDFARMKSLMKSPVIFDGRNIFQPARMREQGFTYFGIGRK
- a CDS encoding nucleotidyltransferase domain-containing protein is translated as MSSSPALLTLLHAWPEVPDAPGPSNEGDGDALVKAAVRHGLAGFVEHALAKADWTLTPDSAALLTREARLSAARGMRVRSLLSRSLTALAALGLTPVLLKGYGLARRLYPEPLQRATNDVDLLVPRARVLCAVHALEGMGLTTQAGDVDRDDAHHVELTGPDGLVELHYRALTGYGLSLEGDAMVSRALDATLDGHPVRYLCPEDEAVYLALHASNHLLQRLAWLFDLKLLARANPRLDWDRVVTRARRTELPHLVWYAWDAAHRLLDAPVPAWVLKALAPPRWQRALATRLFSGPRLMGAELARNKPAWVAAKLALAPRARPMVRYALRRLRGARPPPGTGAEPGAPRPVRSPAGRR
- a CDS encoding nucleotidyltransferase domain-containing protein, which gives rise to MAPSLLDTFRVLSSFEPPRGKLRGAPWEAYVDWAIAQGLAPLAAYNLEYRMGGGEAPEWARDRMMSIYTGSVNDNVMKLVHFKRIVDQLEGRKILLLGGAAFAEALYPHVGFRPVLDIQVLVRRMDVDGFAGYLSNHEFVPEEDTTNSGAARVVSDGRTPIHIYADVLGANRREQLAGIFERARPMKVYGQSVFRPELEDALLLTALDQAHHGYDVPWLSFVDLRELITGATWMGGIYSRPMDVPALLARAEAFGLERALYTSLAIVARLFPEAEAQATAAFPPLRRATRELLDRGVVGPVSTPGRSSALRGVDRLRRLLTGR